Proteins found in one Miscanthus floridulus cultivar M001 chromosome 4, ASM1932011v1, whole genome shotgun sequence genomic segment:
- the LOC136552616 gene encoding histone H3.3-like, which translates to MARSKSWARKSTGGKTPRKQLVRTVFAAALKPAPVTGVKKPRRYRPGTVALREIRKYQKGAELLIRKMPFQRLVREIAQLHKSGLRFQSHATLALQEATEAYLVGLFEDTDLCAIHAKRVTIMPKDVHLATRIRGERH; encoded by the exons ATGGCTCGTAGTAAGTCTTGGGCTCGTAAGTCGACCGGAGGAAAGACACCAAGGAAGCAACTCGTTCGAACGGTCTTT GCTGCTGCTCTCAAGCCAGCGCCAGTAACAGGAGTGAAGAAGCCTCGTCGTTACCGCCCTGGAACCGTAGCTCTTCG tgAAATTCGCAAGTATCAAAAGGGCGCCGAGCTGCTCATCAGGAAGATGCCCTTCCAGAGGCTCGTCAGGGAGATCGCCCAGCTTCACAAG AGTGGCCTGCGTTTCCAGAGCCATGCGACCCTTGCTCTGCAGGAGGCGACAGAGGCGTATCTCGTGGGTCTCTTCGAGGACACCGACCTCTGTGCCATCCATGCCAAGCGAGTGACCATCATGCCCAAAGATGTTCATCTGGCTACCAGGATCCGTGGCGAGAGGCACTAA